The proteins below are encoded in one region of Leptotrichia sp. oral taxon 218:
- a CDS encoding DUF4250 domain-containing protein: protein MINFETKDMNLLYSILNLKLRDEFKDLDDLVNYYGKNKTEILDKMEKAGYFY, encoded by the coding sequence ATGATAAATTTTGAAACAAAAGATATGAATTTACTTTACAGTATTTTAAATCTTAAACTTAGAGATGAATTTAAAGATTTAGATGATTTAGTAAATTATTATGGAAAAAATAAAACTGAAATTTTGGATAAAATGGAAAAAGCAGGGTATTTTTATTAA
- a CDS encoding RNA-guided endonuclease TnpB family protein: protein MQKNGKNLYECKNFQKQKLVIAKLFFKLNCIRNDYINKVVNMLTKTKLKCITIEDLKVSNMMKNRHLSKAISQQKFYEFRTKLLNKCKENNIELRIVSTFYPSSKLCSNCGHKKQDLKLKDRIYKCSCCGIEMDRDFNASLNLKNAENYKILA, encoded by the coding sequence TTGCAAAAAAATGGAAAAAATCTTTATGAATGTAAAAATTTTCAAAAACAAAAATTAGTAATAGCTAAATTGTTTTTTAAATTAAATTGTATTAGAAATGATTATATTAATAAAGTTGTTAATATGTTAACAAAAACCAAGTTAAAATGTATAACAATAGAAGATTTGAAAGTTTCTAATATGATGAAAAATAGGCATTTGTCAAAGGCAATTTCACAACAAAAATTTTATGAATTTAGAACAAAACTTTTGAATAAATGCAAAGAAAACAATATTGAATTAAGAATTGTAAGCACATTTTATCCAAGTTCTAAATTATGTAGTAATTGTGGACATAAGAAGCAAGATTTGAAATTAAAAGATAGAATTTATAAATGTAGCTGTTGTGGAATTGAAATGGATAGAGATTTTAACGCTAGTCTTAATCTAAAAAATGCTGAAAATTATAAGATTTTAGCATAA
- a CDS encoding RNA-guided endonuclease TnpB family protein, whose translation MYLTLKQQVKHLSKKEFRNLKYLSHIAKNLTNEAIYNVRQHYFQNKKYLSYNENYKMLKNSENYKKLNSNMAQQILKEVDGSFKSFFALLKLAKNGQYNFKDIKLPKYLAKDGFTTLIIGFVRLKDDILIVPYSNSFKKTHQEVKIKLPPVLKDKKIKEIRIIPKQHSRYFEIQYTYEVEEVQRELNENNALGIDLGIDNLCTCVTNNGASFIIDGRKLKSINQYYNKTNAKLQSIKDKQKIEHITLRQKRITRKRNNRINDYLSKAARIIVNYCLNNDIGKLVLGYNEDFQRKSNIGSINNQNFVNIPYGKLRDKLIYLCKLYEIEFKLQEESYTSKASFFDGDEIPIYDKENQKEYIFSGKRIKRGLYQTSIGKLINADCNGALNILRKSKVVDLSILYNRGELDMPKRIRVV comes from the coding sequence ATGTATTTAACTTTAAAACAACAAGTAAAACATCTTAGTAAAAAAGAGTTTAGAAATTTAAAATATTTATCTCATATAGCCAAGAACTTAACTAATGAAGCTATATATAATGTTAGACAACACTATTTTCAAAATAAAAAGTATTTAAGTTATAATGAAAACTATAAAATGCTTAAAAACAGTGAGAATTACAAGAAATTAAATTCTAATATGGCTCAACAAATTCTAAAAGAAGTAGACGGAAGTTTTAAATCGTTCTTTGCACTTTTAAAACTTGCTAAGAATGGTCAATATAATTTTAAAGATATAAAATTACCTAAATATCTTGCTAAAGATGGATTTACAACTCTTATTATAGGTTTTGTAAGATTAAAAGATGATATTCTGATAGTTCCTTATTCAAATTCGTTTAAGAAAACTCATCAGGAAGTTAAAATTAAGCTGCCACCAGTATTAAAAGACAAGAAGATAAAAGAGATTAGAATAATACCAAAACAACATTCTAGGTACTTTGAAATTCAATATACTTATGAAGTGGAAGAAGTTCAAAGGGAATTAAATGAAAATAATGCACTAGGAATTGATTTAGGTATAGACAATCTGTGTACTTGTGTAACTAATAATGGAGCATCATTCATAATAGATGGTAGAAAATTAAAATCAATAAATCAATACTATAATAAGACAAATGCAAAATTGCAAAGCATTAAAGATAAGCAAAAGATAGAGCATATAACATTAAGGCAAAAGAGAATAACTAGAAAGAGAAATAATCGTATAAATGATTATCTTTCAAAAGCAGCAAGAATAATTGTAAATTATTGTCTTAATAATGATATAGGAAAACTAGTTCTAGGATATAATGAAGATTTTCAAAGAAAATCAAATATTGGAAGTATAAATAATCAAAACTTTGTAAATATACCATATGGAAAATTAAGAGATAAATTAATATATCTATGTAAACTATATGAAATAGAATTTAAACTGCAAGAAGAGAGTTATACATCAAAAGCAAGTTTCTTTGATGGAGATGAAATTCCAATATACGATAAAGAAAATCAAAAAGAATATATATTCAGTGGAAAAAGGATAAAAAGAGGACTATATCAAACAAGCATAGGTAAACTCATAAATGCAGATTGTAATGGAGCATTAAACATATTAAGGAAAAGTAAAGTTGTGGATTTAAGTATCCTATACAATAGAGGTGAGCTGGACATGCCTAAAAGAATAAGGGTAGTGTAA
- a CDS encoding MarR family transcriptional regulator has protein sequence MYENFSKHIGKLVCRHGAKPCNKETELLGTLKASITTT, from the coding sequence TTGTACGAAAATTTTAGTAAGCATATAGGGAAACTTGTATGTAGACACGGAGCAAAACCGTGCAACAAAGAAACTGAACTGCTGGGAACTCTTAAAGCTAGTATAACCACAACATAA
- a CDS encoding RNA-guided endonuclease TnpB family protein has product MKNYKGIKIEIKPTAEQIEKINRTIGTGRFLYNFYIAYNKEIYEKEKKFVTGFEFSKYINNVFIKENPNKSWIKDVSSKSNKQAIMNSEKAFKRFFNKISNFPKFKKKSHNNQKCYFFKNNKTDFEFYRHKIKIPTLKFVRLKEYGYIPKNASIKSATISKEGDRYFLSLILEMKKEIKNSISKKLETKEGIGIDLGIKDFAICSDGQVFKNINKTFKVRKIEKKLKREQRKKSRKYLSCKKMEKIFMNVKIFKNKN; this is encoded by the coding sequence ATGAAGAATTATAAAGGAATAAAAATTGAAATTAAACCTACAGCTGAACAGATTGAAAAAATTAACAGAACTATTGGGACAGGAAGATTTTTATATAATTTTTACATAGCATATAACAAAGAAATTTACGAAAAAGAAAAAAAATTTGTTACAGGATTTGAATTTTCAAAATATATAAATAATGTTTTTATAAAAGAAAATCCTAATAAATCTTGGATAAAAGATGTTTCATCAAAATCTAATAAACAAGCTATAATGAATAGTGAAAAAGCATTTAAAAGATTTTTTAACAAAATATCAAATTTTCCAAAATTTAAAAAGAAAAGTCATAATAATCAAAAATGTTATTTTTTTAAAAATAATAAAACTGATTTTGAATTTTATAGACATAAAATAAAAATTCCCACTTTAAAATTTGTAAGATTAAAAGAATATGGATATATTCCTAAAAATGCAAGTATAAAAAGTGCTACAATTTCAAAAGAAGGTGATCGGTACTTTTTGTCGCTTATTTTAGAAATGAAAAAAGAAATTAAAAATTCAATTTCAAAAAAATTGGAAACTAAAGAAGGAATAGGAATTGATTTAGGAATAAAAGATTTTGCAATTTGTTCTGATGGACAAGTTTTTAAGAATATTAATAAAACTTTTAAAGTTAGAAAAATTGAAAAAAAACTAAAAAGAGAGCAAAGAAAAAAATCAAGGAAATATTTGTCTTGCAAAAAAATGGAAAAAATCTTTATGAATGTAAAAATTTTCAAAAACAAAAATTAG